Genomic segment of Rhodocaloribacter litoris:
TTCAACGTACGGGCCTGGCCGGACGACCTGGCGCCGGAGACCGTCGTGACGCTCGAGGAAGGCGCCGTAGAGGTGGCCGGCCGGTCGGGTACCGGCACCGTCCGCCTGGCACCGGGGCAGACGACGCGCGTGGCGGCGGGGGCCGGCCCCTCCCCCCCCGCGGTGCCCGAATACGAACGGCCGATGGCCTGGCGGACCGGCGGGCTCTCCTTCTCGGGCCGGCCCCTGGCCGACGTGCTCCGCGCCCTCGAACGACGCTACGCCGTCGAGTTGACGGTGGCCGACGAGGTGGCCCATCGCCCGGTTACCTACCTCAACCCGCGTCCGACCTCGCTCGAAGACGCCCTGGGTGATCTCTGCTTCTCGCTCGACCTGCGCTATCGCCGCACCGCCGACGGCTACGAGATCATCGTTCCATCCACCCCGGATCCCTGAACCGTGCCTGAACGAACCATGCGGATACGCCTTTTCCCCTGTCTTGCCTTGCTGGTGGCCCTCGGCGGCTGCTCCTTCCTCGCTTCCGAGGACGCACCGCCCTTCGAGCGGGCCGAACTGCGCCCGCTGACCTCCACCGAGCAGGCCGTCATCGAGGCCGACAACGGCTTCGGCCTCCGGCTCTTTCGCACCCTGCACGAAGCCGAACCCGGGCAAAACCTCTTCATCTCCCCGTTGAGTGTCTCCATGGCCCTCGGCATGACGCTCAACGGCGCCGCCGGCGAGACGCGCGCCGCCATGGAAGCCACGCTCGGCAAGACCGGCCTCTCCGAAGAAGCCATCAACGCCGCCTACCGAGACCTCATCGACCTGCTCACCCGGCTCGACCCGGAGGTCCGCCTCGACATCGCCAACTCGATCTGGTACCGGCAGGGCTTCAACGTGCTCCCCGGCTTCCTCGACCTGAACCGGACCTACTTCGACGCCGAGGTGCGGGGACTCGACTTCCGGGATCCGGCCACCGTCCGCGTCATCAACAACTGGGTCAAAGAGAAGACACAGGGCAAGATCGACCGGATCATCGAGCAGGTCGCCCCCGATCATATGATGTACCTGATCAACGCGATCTATTTCAAAGGAGCCTGGCAGTATGCCTTCGACCGCAACGCCACGCGGGATGCACCTTTCCATAACCTCGACGGAACGAGCACGACCGTCCCGATGATGACGCTCGAAGGGACCCTGCCCGTCTACGGGGCCGAAGGATTCTCGGCCGTTGACCTTCCTTATGGGGACAGCCTCTTCTCAATGACCATCGTGCTGCCGGCCGTGGGAGCGGAACGGGACGTGAACGCCCTGGCCGCCTCGCTCGACGGGGCAACGTGGGAGGCATGGATCCGGCAGCTCGCCCCGCAGAAGGTGAAGCTGCTCCTGCCGCGCTTCAAGCTCACATACGACGCCTCCCTCAAACAGGCGCTGGCGAAGATGGGAATGGAGGTGGCCTTCACCGACGATGCCGACTTCAGCCGGATGACGCCCGAACGGGTCCGGATCAGCGACGTGCTCCACAAAACGTTCGTGGAGGTGAACGAGGAAGGCACCGAAGCCGCAGCGGTTACGGGGGTCATCATCGAAGTGACATCCATGCCACGCACGACGGTGATCGAGGTGAACCGGCCGTTCCTCTTTTTCATCCGGGAACGACACTCGGGCACGATCCTGTTCATGGGGAAGGTGCTGTCGCTGGCCTCCTGAGTGACGACCATGCGAATCCCCGCGGCATGCATCGATGGTTGGCCGGCGATCCTGCTGCTGGGAACGCTGTTCCTGACCGGCGGCTGTGCTTTCCTCGAGGCCCGGGACGAAACCCTCCCGGAGGGGATCCCGCTCCGTCTCGAAGAGGCCCGGCAACGGTGGGAGCGGCAGCGCCTCAGCGATTACGATGTCCTTCTTTCGCGCCTCTGTTTCTGCTATCCGGCAGGGACGTTCACCGTCTTCGTGCGGGCCGACACCGTGCGGGCCGTCGTGTCCGAGGCTTCGGGTGCCGTGCTGGATCCGGAGCAGCGCCGGATCTTTCCCACGATCGACGGTTTCTTTGACCTGGTGGCGCAGGCGCAGGCCGGGGCCGACAGCCTGATGGTCCTCTATGATCCCGTGTGGGGCGTGCCCACCCGGATCGTGATCGACTGGGTGGAACATGTCTTCGACGATGAGATCCGGTACGAAATCCACGGCCTGTCGGTGCGCTGAGGCGCTTCGCGGCGTGGTGATGGGCGGGCCGTGGGTCCGGTGAAAAGGGACCTGAAATCCGCGAGAACCGGCAGCTGGCCGTTGAACAAGCCGAACCTTCCAACCATGGTGTCCTGCCTTGCTTGTCGTCGGTGGGTCGTCGTGGCCGTGCTCCTGTGGGGGATGCAGGCGGCCGGTACGGCCTACGGGCAGGCGGAACGTTACGCGCTGGCGATGCGGGGGGTGCCGCTGGAGGAGGCCCTGGCCCGCTTCGTGGCGGTCACGGGGGTGGCGCTGGCCTACGACCCCGCGCTTGTCGGGGGGCGGCGGGTCTATTGCGTCGTGCAGGACGAGACGGCGGAGGGCATCCTCCGTTGCCTGCTCGACGGCACCGGGCTGGACTTCTACCGTCGCTCTTCGGGCACCTATGTGCTGACCCGGCCCGTGGCGCTGCCGCCGCAGTATGCCGTGCTGGCCGGTGCCGTCGTCGATGCACGGACGCGGGCGCCGCTGCCCTATGCCCATGTGGTGCTGGCCGACCGGGGCCTCGGCACGACGACCAATGGAGCGGGGCAGTTCGCCTTTCCGCAGCTGTTGCCGGGGCGCTATGCCGTGGCGGTTTCCCACCTCGGCTACCGGGTGTGGCAGGATACGCTCGTGCTCGACGCCGGAGGCAGCGCCTACGTGCGGGCGGCCCTGGCGGCGGAGCCGGTGCCGATCACGCCCATCGTCGTCGATGCGTCGGACGTGGAGCCGGGGGACGGCGTCCGGGCGCGGGTGGACCGGCAGGAGCCGCCCGTCGGGTTTGCCACGGAGACGGGGACGACCTCGTTCCTGCCACTGCAGGCCCTGGCCGGGGTACGCCTCAGTGATGCCACGGCCGACGTGCACGTGCAGGGCGGAGCGGCCGGCGACCACCTGCTCCGCCTCGACGGGGTACCCGTCTTCATGCCCCGCCAGACGGTCGGCTTCATCGGGCCGTTCAGCCCGCTGGCGCTGGCACGCATCACCGTGCATCGTGCCGGTTTCGGGGCCGAGGCCGGGAGCCAGACCGCCGGTGTGCTCGAGGCCGAGCACCTGGTCGAATCCGGCGACGGCTTCGAGGCCCAGGTCGATCCGCTCAGCCTGAATGCGCGTCTGTCGCTTCGTACGGGGCCGGAGGAAGCCCCGCGCGTGGCCCTGATGGCCGCCGTACGGGCCGGCCCCTGGGCGGCCTACCAGCCCGCCGCCCTGCGCCGGACGCTCCGCCGCTGGAGCACCCCCGACCCCTTCGTCCTGCTGGCGCCCCTGCGCCGCTATCAGGACATCGACCCCGACTTTTTCCGCGAGACGCTCCTGCTCGATCCCGATCCCGAACCCAGACTGGCCTTCTCCGACCTGCATGCCGCCCTGCGCTGGCACCCGGCGCCGCTGCGGACGCTCTATGCCTCGTTCTACCGGGGACGCAAACGCCTGGCCGGTGACCTCTTTCCCGACGCCGCCCTGCGCAAAAGTTTCGCTCTGGTCAATACGCAGGGACTGGTCACGGTGGAAGACACGTACGACTGGGCAGGTGGCACCGGACAGGTACGCTACGACGCCGTCCTCGGTGGGCCTACGCTGTGGAGTGTACAGGCTCGTGCCGGCCACTACCGCTTCGATCACGACTACCAGTTCTTCGAAGCCCTTGCGCTCGACATCGATGAGGCCCGGGTGCAACTGGGCGGGCCCGCGACGCGCCGGACACGGGACGGCAACCGGGTCACCGAGCTGGGACTGGCCGCCTCCCTCGATCACACCCGCGGCGCCCACCACGTGCAACTGGGCCTCGAAGGAACCGTCACCGACAGCCGCTTCGACCTGCGCCTGGCCAGCGTCGCAGAGGGGACCATGTCGCTCCAGGTACGTCCGGTGCTGGAAGGCAACGCGCCCCTCGACCTGGATTCGACGGCGACCTTTACCATGGTGCACCGGCAGGTACGCCATGCCGCCCGCGCCACCCGGGTGGCCGCCTTCGCCCGGGACCGGATCCGGCTCGGCGCGGCGGTTTCGGTAGAGGCCGGGGTGCGCCTCACCTACCGGCCCGGCCGTCAGACTGTCTACGCCGAGCCCCGCCTGGCGGCCACGTACACCCGGGCGGTCGGTGGCCTCGGGCCGGTCACGGTTCGCCTGGCGGCCGGCCTCTACCGGCAGTTCGTGAGCCAGTTCGACCTGAGCGTGCTCAATGCCGGGGCGCTCCTGTCCACAGCCCGCATCTGGTTGCCGCTCGACGCCTCCGTCCGCCCGCCGAAGGTCTATCACCTCGCCCCGGCCGTCACACTCACGCCCGGGCGCGGCTGGACGGTGCGCCTGGACGGCTACCTGAAGCACCAGCCGCACGGCCTCACGATCAACTACGCTGCCGACCCGGCCGGCCTGCCGGCCGACGGCAAGGGGCCACAGAACGCCTTCCTGACGTCATTCCGGGCCCGGTACTACGGCGGCTCGGTCGCCCTGGAACGCAAGGGCGAACGCCTGCGCGTCCGCGCCGCCTATACGCGCAGCGTCGCCCGGTGGCACAGTGACGACCTCTTCGACGGTCGCCGGGTGTCTTTTCCCTGGAACGAACCCCACCGCCTCGACCTGGGGGTCGACTGGCTGCCGGCCGAGCGGTTCACGCTGAGCCTCCGCGCCTACGGCGTCCGGGGGCAGACCTGGGCGCTCCGCCGGGCCTACTACGACTATTTCGGGCACAGCCCGCGTACCCGCTACCACCCGCCCTACGACCTGGGAGATCCCGATGCCCATCGCCTGCCGGACCGCTACGGCCTCGACCTGGGCGCTGCCTACACCCATCCCCTCGGTCCCGCACGGCTCCAGCTCCGTCTCGACGTGCTCAACCTGCTCAACCGGGCCAACGTGGCCGACCGGCGCCTCGTCTTCGACGGAGACGGCCTGTCGACAGCCCCCCGCCTGTTGCCCCCGCGTTTCGTGGCCTTTGCCGCCCGCGTCTCCTGGTGACGCCCCGAAACGTCGGTCAGCTCGTCGATGAAGGCGATGGCCTCGCCGGTGGGTGTGCGCATCAGAGGAGCTGCTCCAGTTCTCGGATCAAATCCGGCAATTCCTGATCCACGGTGGCCCAGGCGATGGCGAGATCGACGTCGAAGTAGCCGTGTACCAGGCGGTTTCGCATCCCTACGATCGCCGTCCAGGGAATGGAGGGACATGTGACCCGTGTTTCGGCGGTGACCCGGGACGGCTTCCCCGATGATCTCGATCGATTTGAGGAGCGCCAGGACGAGCATACGGTTGCCGTCGAGATCGGATCGGGCGTGTCCTTTCACGACGTGCGTGCTTCGCGGGCGGCCTCCAGCATGTGCCGAAGCCGTATCTCATCCTGTGGCGTCATAGAGCACGCTGGCTTCCGCCCGAACAGCCTCCCGGAACCAGGGGCTCAGGTCCTTCGGCGTACGCAGATCTACCCGGCGTCCGACCGCCTCGGACAGGGCCTGCTCGATCGCCGAGAGTCCGATGAAGCCGGGCACGTGATCCGGATCGAATTCAACGAGCAGGTCCAGGTCGCTGTCGGGGCCGGCGGTGCCGTGAAGCACCGACCCGAACAGCGAGAGCCGGATGATGTGATGCCGGCGGCAAAACCGGGCGAGGGCATCTTGCGGGAACGGGGACATGGCGCGCCGGATCAGGTCCCCGTTCCAATGCCCCTGCCGGGTACGGGTTGCCCGGAGGCGAACGACGAAGGGACGGCGGGTTGCGCTCGTCCCTCGGTCTGTTTACGTCGCCGCGCCTTAGCGCGACAGGTACAGGTTGCGCATCTCGTAGGGCCGGCGGAAGTGCTCGTCGGTCAGCTCGTCGATGAAGGCGATGGCCTCGCCGGTGGACTTCATCTCCGGGCCGAGCTCTTTGGGCACCTCGGGGAACTTGTCCCACGAGAAGACCGGCTCCTTGAGGGCGAAGCCGCGCAGCTTCGACTCCAGCAGTCCTTTTTCGCGGAACTCGGCGAGCTTGTGGCCGAGCATCACCTTCGTGGCGATGTTCGAGATGGGGATGCCCGTGGCCTTGGCCACGAACGGCACCGTCCGCGAGGCACGGGGGTTGGCCTCGATCACGTAGACCACCTCGTCCTTGATGACCATCTG
This window contains:
- a CDS encoding serpin family protein; this encodes MRIRLFPCLALLVALGGCSFLASEDAPPFERAELRPLTSTEQAVIEADNGFGLRLFRTLHEAEPGQNLFISPLSVSMALGMTLNGAAGETRAAMEATLGKTGLSEEAINAAYRDLIDLLTRLDPEVRLDIANSIWYRQGFNVLPGFLDLNRTYFDAEVRGLDFRDPATVRVINNWVKEKTQGKIDRIIEQVAPDHMMYLINAIYFKGAWQYAFDRNATRDAPFHNLDGTSTTVPMMTLEGTLPVYGAEGFSAVDLPYGDSLFSMTIVLPAVGAERDVNALAASLDGATWEAWIRQLAPQKVKLLLPRFKLTYDASLKQALAKMGMEVAFTDDADFSRMTPERVRISDVLHKTFVEVNEEGTEAAAVTGVIIEVTSMPRTTVIEVNRPFLFFIRERHSGTILFMGKVLSLAS
- a CDS encoding carboxypeptidase regulatory-like domain-containing protein → MVSCLACRRWVVVAVLLWGMQAAGTAYGQAERYALAMRGVPLEEALARFVAVTGVALAYDPALVGGRRVYCVVQDETAEGILRCLLDGTGLDFYRRSSGTYVLTRPVALPPQYAVLAGAVVDARTRAPLPYAHVVLADRGLGTTTNGAGQFAFPQLLPGRYAVAVSHLGYRVWQDTLVLDAGGSAYVRAALAAEPVPITPIVVDASDVEPGDGVRARVDRQEPPVGFATETGTTSFLPLQALAGVRLSDATADVHVQGGAAGDHLLRLDGVPVFMPRQTVGFIGPFSPLALARITVHRAGFGAEAGSQTAGVLEAEHLVESGDGFEAQVDPLSLNARLSLRTGPEEAPRVALMAAVRAGPWAAYQPAALRRTLRRWSTPDPFVLLAPLRRYQDIDPDFFRETLLLDPDPEPRLAFSDLHAALRWHPAPLRTLYASFYRGRKRLAGDLFPDAALRKSFALVNTQGLVTVEDTYDWAGGTGQVRYDAVLGGPTLWSVQARAGHYRFDHDYQFFEALALDIDEARVQLGGPATRRTRDGNRVTELGLAASLDHTRGAHHVQLGLEGTVTDSRFDLRLASVAEGTMSLQVRPVLEGNAPLDLDSTATFTMVHRQVRHAARATRVAAFARDRIRLGAAVSVEAGVRLTYRPGRQTVYAEPRLAATYTRAVGGLGPVTVRLAAGLYRQFVSQFDLSVLNAGALLSTARIWLPLDASVRPPKVYHLAPAVTLTPGRGWTVRLDGYLKHQPHGLTINYAADPAGLPADGKGPQNAFLTSFRARYYGGSVALERKGERLRVRAAYTRSVARWHSDDLFDGRRVSFPWNEPHRLDLGVDWLPAERFTLSLRAYGVRGQTWALRRAYYDYFGHSPRTRYHPPYDLGDPDAHRLPDRYGLDLGAAYTHPLGPARLQLRLDVLNLLNRANVADRRLVFDGDGLSTAPRLLPPRFVAFAARVSW
- a CDS encoding DUF6174 domain-containing protein, whose product is MRIPAACIDGWPAILLLGTLFLTGGCAFLEARDETLPEGIPLRLEEARQRWERQRLSDYDVLLSRLCFCYPAGTFTVFVRADTVRAVVSEASGAVLDPEQRRIFPTIDGFFDLVAQAQAGADSLMVLYDPVWGVPTRIVIDWVEHVFDDEIRYEIHGLSVR
- a CDS encoding HepT-like ribonuclease domain-containing protein produces the protein MRNRLVHGYFDVDLAIAWATVDQELPDLIRELEQLL
- a CDS encoding nucleotidyltransferase family protein encodes the protein MSPFPQDALARFCRRHHIIRLSLFGSVLHGTAGPDSDLDLLVEFDPDHVPGFIGLSAIEQALSEAVGRRVDLRTPKDLSPWFREAVRAEASVLYDATG